AGAACTCTATCGCACCCTCTCGGGGCGGCCCAATCATGCCATGGCGGCGCTTTTTGTAGCCGCGATGCGAGAATGGAAGCGAAGTTTTGAGGGCCATGCGCGATCGGTTGCCGGGTTGCCTGCGCGCATCGAGAAGGTGCTTGATGTGACGCTCGCCCGCGAGGTTGACCGGCTCGAAAAGCGCTTGTTGTTCCTTGCCACAGTTGGCTCGGCTGCACCGTTCGTCGGTCTGTTCGGTACCGTCTGGGGGATCATGAACTCCTTCCAGGGCATCGCTGCATCCAAGAGTACCTCTCTTGCGGTTGTTGCACCGGGTATTGCCGAGGCATTGTTTGCGACTGCCATCGGCCTTCTGGCCGCTATTCCCGCCGTTATCGCCTACAACAAGCTGGCCTCCATCGCGTCGCAACATGCCTTGCGGCTTGAAGGCTTTGCGGATGAGTTTTCCGCCATTCTGTCCCGTCTGATGGATGAAAGGGGATAAGATATGGCTTTGGGATCCATGGGAACTCCGGGCGGAGGACGTCGACGAGGCGCTCGCCGTGCCATGCGGCACAGGCCGGTTGCCGAGATCAACGTGACGCCACTGG
This window of the uncultured Cohaesibacter sp. genome carries:
- the tolQ gene encoding protein TolQ, with the translated sequence MPNEVAQTALANAHVELSLISLFLQAHIVVKFVMIGLMMASVWSWTIIIDKAILYSRTKRQMDRFEKVFWSGQSLEELYRTLSGRPNHAMAALFVAAMREWKRSFEGHARSVAGLPARIEKVLDVTLAREVDRLEKRLLFLATVGSAAPFVGLFGTVWGIMNSFQGIAASKSTSLAVVAPGIAEALFATAIGLLAAIPAVIAYNKLASIASQHALRLEGFADEFSAILSRLMDERG